GGTAATTTATTTTAATGAATTTAATTATAAAGCACAAGTATATTTGAATAAAATTAAAAAAATATCTAACTTAAGTAAAAAATATATGCTAATTACGTTCGAGGGTTTAGATTTCTCGGGTAAAACCACCCAAATCAAATTGTTAACCGACAAGTTGCGGCAACACAGCTACGATGTTATTGTAGTCCGCGAACCGGGCGGCACACCAATTTCAGAAAAAATCCGGGAAATTCTTCTTGATAAAAAAAACTTGGAAATGACTCAAATTGCAGAGCTTTTGTTGTTTTCGGCAGCCCGAACCCAGCTTGTCAGTCAGATTATTATTCCAGCGTTGCAATCCGGAAAAATTGTTATATGCGATAGATATGACGATTCGACAACCGCATATCAGGGTTGCGGCAGAGGGATTCCGTTGGAGGCAGTTAAACAAATCAACAAGCTGGCAACTTTAGGAACTGTTCCCGATATTACTTTTTTTATTGATATTCCATTAAGTGAAGTAGCACATCGGCTAAAAGAGTCAAAAGCATCTGCCGACAGGATGGAATCGGCGGGCGATGCTTTTTATGAAAAAGTCAGAAAGGGATTTTTTGACATTGCTAAAAGTGAACCGGAAAGATTTTTAGTAATCGACGGTAACCGCAGAATCGATACTGTGGCTGATGAAATTTGGAAGATAATTAGCTTAAATTTAAGTTAGTAGAAAAGGATTTTTGTTATGAATAAAATTAAAATTAATAAATATTTTGCAATTATAACTATTGCTTTAATAACTGTCGCATTCGGATTTACAGTTGCCGATTCAGATTATTTTTTCAAGATTAATAAAAGCATAGATATTTTTGGAAGAGTTTTTAAAGAAGTATCGTTGAATTATGTGGATGAAATTGACCCTGAAGTTTTTGTT
The sequence above is a segment of the Bacteroidota bacterium genome. Coding sequences within it:
- the tmk gene encoding dTMP kinase; the encoded protein is MLITFEGLDFSGKTTQIKLLTDKLRQHSYDVIVVREPGGTPISEKIREILLDKKNLEMTQIAELLLFSAARTQLVSQIIIPALQSGKIVICDRYDDSTTAYQGCGRGIPLEAVKQINKLATLGTVPDITFFIDIPLSEVAHRLKESKASADRMESAGDAFYEKVRKGFFDIAKSEPERFLVIDGNRRIDTVADEIWKIISLNLS